The following are encoded together in the Cynocephalus volans isolate mCynVol1 chromosome 4, mCynVol1.pri, whole genome shotgun sequence genome:
- the LOC134376889 gene encoding olfactory receptor 52N1-like: MSFLNGTSLSPASFILNGIPGLEEVHLWISFPLCTMYSIAVTGNFGLIYLIYSEEALHRPMYVFLGLLSFTDVLMCTGTLPNTLCILWFNLKEIDFKACLAQMFFVHTFTGMESGVLMLMALDRYVAICYPLRYVTVLTNSVIAKARLLTFLQGVMLVFPFTFLTKRLPYCRDNVIPHTYCDQ, from the coding sequence ATGTCATTTCTAAATGGCACCAGCCTAAGTCCAGCTTCATTCATCCTAAATGGCATCCCTGGTCTGGAAGAAGTTCATCTGTGGATCTCCTTCCCGTTGTGTACCATGTACAGCATTGCTGTTACAGGGAACTTTGGCCTTATCTATCTCATCTACTCTGAAGAGGCCTTACACAGACCTATGTACGTCTTCCTAGGCCTTCTTTCCTTCACGGATGTGCTCATGTGCACCGGCACCCTGCCCAACACCCTCTGCATATTGTGGTTCAACCTCAAGGAGATCGATTTCAAAGCCTGCTTAGCCCAGATGTTCTTTGTGCACACCTTCACAGGGATGGAGTCTGGGGTGCTCATGCTCATGGCCCTggaccgctatgtggccatctgctaCCCACTGCGCTATGTCACTGTCCTCACTAATTCAGTCATTGCCAAGGCCAGGCTCCTCACTTTCCTTCAAGGTGTGATGCTTGTTTTCCCTTTCACTTTCCTCACCAAGCGCCTGCCATACTGCAGGGACAATGTCATCCCACACACCTACTGTGACCAGTAA